In Streptomyces sp. NBC_00483, a single window of DNA contains:
- a CDS encoding CheR family methyltransferase: MSEAPRDAETDEELEELLRFLRDARGFDFTGYKRTSLGRRIRKRMSDVGIDSYADYRDQLETNADEFSALFNTILINVTSIFRDADAWTYLQHEVVPELLAQLGPEEEIRVWSAGCSSGEEAYSLAIMFAEALGLEDALNRVKIYGTDVDDEALRDARSGLYPAKSLESLSAELRERYFEQNGSQFSFRSDLRRRVIFGRHDITRDAPISRLDLLVCRNALMYFNVEAQTQIVDRFHFALREGGFLFLGKAEMLLNDADRFDVISMRQRIFRRRPGGATTTYQPAPVKLRGSQPGETQSLARNRQLRDLVLDASPGAALAVDPEGIVVLINNHARVQFALTTNDIGRPFRDLEISYRPVELRSLIDQATHERRTLRVNGAQRRVGEDVQYFDIVVQPLIGVGGVPAATHISFTDVTVATQLKAEVKRVREDLETAYEELQSTNEELETTNEELQSSIEELETTNEELQSTNEELETTNEELQSGNEELETMNEEMRIRSDELDETRAFLEGVLTSIAAAIVVLDKSLRVKSWNRGASDLWGLRQDEAVDEPFFDLDFGLPTRPLREAVEECIRTSSRGEPVMIAAVNRLGRSINCTVNCSPFGGHHGGVVLLMEEDGRSNGAS, translated from the coding sequence CTTCACCGGATACAAGCGCACTTCCCTGGGGCGCCGCATCCGCAAGCGGATGAGCGACGTGGGCATCGACTCGTACGCCGACTACCGCGACCAGTTGGAGACGAACGCCGACGAGTTCAGCGCCCTCTTCAACACCATCCTGATCAACGTCACGTCCATCTTCCGGGACGCGGACGCCTGGACGTATCTGCAGCACGAGGTGGTCCCCGAGCTCCTGGCCCAGCTCGGCCCGGAGGAGGAGATCCGGGTGTGGAGCGCGGGCTGCTCCAGCGGCGAGGAGGCGTACTCCCTCGCGATCATGTTCGCGGAGGCGCTCGGCCTTGAGGACGCCCTCAACCGCGTCAAGATCTACGGTACGGACGTCGACGACGAGGCGCTGCGCGACGCCCGCTCGGGCCTCTACCCGGCCAAGTCCCTGGAGTCGCTCAGCGCCGAACTGCGCGAGAGGTACTTCGAGCAGAACGGCTCGCAGTTCAGCTTCCGCTCCGATCTGCGCCGCCGTGTCATCTTCGGCCGCCACGACATCACCCGCGACGCCCCCATCTCCCGCCTCGACCTGCTGGTCTGCCGCAACGCCCTGATGTATTTCAACGTCGAGGCGCAGACGCAGATCGTCGACCGGTTCCACTTCGCGCTGCGCGAGGGCGGCTTCCTCTTCCTCGGCAAGGCCGAGATGCTGCTCAACGACGCGGACCGGTTCGACGTCATCAGCATGCGCCAGCGCATCTTCCGCCGCCGCCCGGGCGGAGCGACGACGACCTACCAGCCGGCCCCGGTGAAGCTGCGCGGCAGCCAGCCCGGGGAGACGCAGAGCCTGGCCCGCAACCGCCAGCTGCGCGACCTGGTCCTCGACGCCTCGCCCGGCGCCGCCCTCGCCGTGGACCCCGAGGGCATCGTCGTCCTCATCAACAACCACGCGCGCGTGCAGTTCGCCCTCACCACGAACGACATCGGCCGCCCCTTCCGGGACCTCGAGATCTCCTACCGGCCCGTCGAGCTGCGTTCACTGATCGACCAGGCCACGCACGAGCGCCGCACACTGCGGGTCAACGGGGCGCAGCGCCGGGTCGGCGAGGACGTCCAGTACTTCGACATCGTCGTCCAGCCGCTGATCGGCGTCGGGGGAGTACCGGCGGCCACCCACATCTCGTTCACCGACGTGACCGTGGCCACCCAGCTCAAGGCCGAGGTCAAGCGCGTACGCGAGGACCTGGAGACGGCCTACGAGGAACTCCAGTCCACGAACGAGGAATTGGAGACCACCAACGAGGAACTTCAGTCCTCCATCGAGGAGCTGGAGACGACCAACGAGGAACTCCAGTCCACGAACGAGGAATTGGAGACCACGAACGAGGAACTCCAGTCCGGCAACGAGGAACTGGAGACGATGAACGAGGAAATGCGGATCCGCAGCGACGAGCTCGACGAGACCCGCGCCTTCCTGGAAGGGGTCCTCACCTCCATCGCGGCCGCCATCGTCGTCCTCGACAAGAGCCTCAGGGTCAAGAGCTGGAACCGGGGCGCGAGCGACCTGTGGGGGCTGCGCCAGGACGAGGCGGTCGACGAGCCCTTCTTCGACCTCGACTTCGGGCTGCCCACCCGGCCGCTGCGGGAGGCCGTGGAGGAGTGCATCAGGACCAGCAGCCGCGGCGAGCCGGTGATGATCGCCGCCGTGAACCGACTCGGCCGCAGCATCAACTGCACCGTGAACTGCAGCCCGTTCGGCGGGCACCACGGCGGCGTCGTGCTGCTGATGGAGGAGGACGGCCGGAGCAACGGAGCCTCCTGA
- a CDS encoding DUF1269 domain-containing protein, producing MSNLFVVAYNDLATADQVRNRLLEMSKEHLVELEDIVVVERRESDGKIKLHQAVNHTTMGATGGALWGSVIGMLFLVPFLGAAVGAAAGAAGGAVTDTGINDNFMKELSQNLKPGAAALFVLVKQAAKDKVVPEIATYGGQLVQTSLSNDDEEALREMLQKSQSKAEAPASA from the coding sequence ATGAGCAATCTGTTCGTCGTCGCCTATAACGACCTCGCCACCGCCGACCAGGTCCGCAACCGGCTTCTGGAGATGTCCAAGGAGCACCTCGTCGAGCTCGAGGACATCGTCGTCGTCGAGCGTCGGGAGTCCGACGGGAAGATCAAGCTGCACCAGGCCGTGAACCACACCACGATGGGCGCCACGGGCGGCGCGCTGTGGGGGAGCGTCATCGGCATGCTCTTCCTCGTGCCGTTCCTGGGGGCCGCCGTGGGCGCCGCGGCAGGAGCCGCCGGCGGGGCCGTCACGGACACCGGGATCAACGACAACTTCATGAAGGAACTCAGCCAGAACCTGAAGCCCGGCGCCGCCGCGCTGTTCGTCCTCGTCAAGCAGGCCGCCAAGGACAAGGTCGTGCCCGAGATCGCCACGTACGGCGGTCAGCTGGTGCAGACCTCGCTGAGCAACGACGACGAGGAGGCGCTGCGCGAGATGCTGCAGAAGAGCCAGTCGAAGGCAGAGGCGCCGGCGTCGGCTTAG
- the glnA gene encoding type I glutamate--ammonia ligase, which produces MFQNADDAKKFLADEDVKFVDVRFCDLPGVMQHFTVPAAAFDPDEELAFDGSSIRGFQAIHESDMALRADLSTARVDPFRRDKTLNVNFFIHDPITGEQYSRDPRNVAKKAEAYLASTGIADTAYFGPEAEFYVFDSVRFETSANRSLYEIDSEAGAWNTGAVENNRGYKVRYKGGYFPAPPVDHFADLRAEISLELDKNGLQVERQHHEVGTAGQAEINYKFNTLLAAADDLMLFKYIVKNVAWRNNKTATFMPKPIFGDNGSGMHVHQSLWQGGSPLFYDEQGYAGLSDMARYYIGGILKHAPSLLAFTNPTVNSYHRLVPGFEAPVNMVYSQRNRSAAMRIPITGSNPKAKRVEFRAPDPSSNPYLAFSALLMAGLDGVKNKIEPAEPIDKDLYELAPEEHANVQQVPTSLPAVLDALEADNEYLQAGGVFTSDLIETWIDYKRTNEIAPIQLRPHPHEFELYFDI; this is translated from the coding sequence ATGTTCCAGAACGCCGATGACGCCAAGAAGTTCCTCGCGGACGAGGACGTCAAGTTCGTCGACGTCCGCTTCTGCGACCTGCCGGGTGTGATGCAGCACTTCACGGTGCCGGCTGCGGCGTTCGACCCGGACGAGGAGCTCGCCTTCGACGGCTCCTCCATCCGCGGCTTCCAGGCCATCCACGAGTCCGACATGGCGCTGCGCGCGGACCTCTCCACCGCCCGCGTGGACCCCTTCCGCCGCGACAAGACGCTGAACGTCAACTTCTTCATCCACGACCCGATCACGGGCGAGCAGTACTCCCGTGACCCGCGCAACGTGGCGAAGAAGGCCGAGGCGTACCTCGCCTCCACCGGCATCGCCGACACGGCGTACTTCGGCCCCGAGGCCGAGTTCTACGTCTTCGACTCGGTCCGCTTCGAGACCTCCGCGAACCGCTCGCTGTACGAGATCGACTCCGAGGCGGGCGCCTGGAACACCGGCGCCGTCGAGAACAACCGCGGCTACAAGGTCCGTTACAAGGGCGGTTACTTCCCGGCCCCGCCGGTCGACCACTTCGCCGACCTGCGCGCCGAGATCTCCCTGGAGCTGGACAAGAACGGCCTGCAGGTCGAGCGCCAGCACCACGAGGTCGGCACCGCCGGCCAGGCCGAGATCAACTACAAGTTCAACACGCTGCTCGCCGCGGCCGACGACCTGATGCTCTTCAAGTACATCGTGAAGAACGTCGCCTGGCGCAACAACAAGACCGCGACCTTCATGCCGAAGCCGATCTTCGGTGACAACGGCTCGGGCATGCACGTCCACCAGTCGCTGTGGCAGGGCGGCTCCCCGCTCTTCTACGACGAGCAGGGCTACGCGGGCCTCTCGGACATGGCGCGCTACTACATCGGCGGCATCCTCAAGCACGCCCCGTCCCTCCTCGCCTTCACGAACCCGACGGTGAACTCGTACCACCGCCTGGTGCCGGGCTTCGAGGCGCCGGTCAACATGGTCTACTCGCAGCGCAACCGCTCCGCGGCCATGCGTATCCCGATCACGGGCTCGAACCCGAAGGCCAAGCGCGTCGAGTTCCGCGCGCCGGACCCGTCCTCGAACCCGTACCTCGCCTTCTCGGCGCTCCTGATGGCCGGCCTCGACGGCGTCAAGAACAAGATCGAGCCGGCCGAGCCGATCGACAAGGACCTGTACGAGCTGGCTCCCGAGGAGCACGCCAACGTCCAGCAGGTCCCGACCTCGCTCCCCGCGGTCCTCGACGCCCTGGAGGCGGACAACGAGTACCTGCAGGCCGGCGGCGTCTTCACGTCCGACCTGATCGAGACGTGGATCGACTACAAGCGCACGAACGAGATCGCCCCGATCCAGCTGCGCCCGCACCCGCACGAGTTCGAGCTGTACTTCGACATCTAA
- a CDS encoding GAF and ANTAR domain-containing protein, with product MTLGGSSAEQAAAVWQRAARARERADRELSLARRYANLAEESGGDLHARLAHIHRTSARRHEVAAELLESHARRAASWAATGGRPPLFMTGVAEACGTESAAITLVDLERNQIATASSDGPSRAAQDLEYILGEGPARDAVQGRCAVVASGDVLTDRWPGYGPAAEGLGIGHVLAVPLRSADSCIGALAAFGVRADATSTATITQVADSLTRNVFLGADAVPGLFGGIDYRAEVHQAAGMVAVQLGCRIPDALELVKARAFGDSRPIGDVAQDIVQGRLQLG from the coding sequence ATGACCCTCGGGGGGAGCTCGGCGGAACAGGCGGCAGCCGTTTGGCAGCGAGCGGCCCGCGCTCGTGAACGCGCCGACCGCGAGCTGAGCCTTGCCCGCAGGTATGCGAACTTGGCCGAGGAGAGCGGCGGCGACCTCCATGCCCGCCTGGCGCACATCCACCGGACGAGCGCGAGGCGGCACGAGGTGGCCGCGGAGCTCCTGGAATCCCATGCCCGACGCGCCGCCAGCTGGGCGGCCACGGGAGGGCGGCCCCCGCTGTTCATGACGGGGGTCGCGGAGGCCTGCGGGACCGAGAGTGCCGCGATCACCCTCGTCGACCTCGAGCGGAACCAGATCGCGACCGCCTCGTCGGACGGCCCCTCGCGCGCCGCGCAGGACCTGGAGTACATCCTCGGCGAGGGGCCGGCGCGTGATGCGGTGCAAGGCCGCTGCGCGGTCGTCGCCTCGGGGGACGTGCTGACGGACCGCTGGCCAGGGTACGGTCCCGCGGCCGAGGGGCTCGGAATCGGCCATGTCCTCGCCGTTCCCCTGCGGTCCGCCGACAGCTGCATCGGCGCTCTGGCCGCCTTCGGTGTGCGCGCGGACGCCACGTCCACCGCGACCATCACACAGGTCGCAGATTCTCTGACCCGCAACGTTTTCCTGGGCGCGGATGCGGTACCCGGCCTGTTCGGAGGAATCGACTACCGCGCCGAGGTCCACCAGGCCGCGGGCATGGTGGCCGTCCAGCTCGGCTGTCGCATACCGGACGCGCTGGAACTGGTCAAAGCACGCGCCTTCGGGGACAGTCGTCCCATCGGCGACGTCGCTCAGGATATCGTCCAGGGACGACTCCAACTCGGCTGA
- a CDS encoding RDD family protein — protein MDNREAMGSWLSGPREAMEQAGADFGYRGEQLGLPEHGPGSIARPGRRIGALVVDWALCMLIAYGLVTHGYNQATGNWALLIFFALSVLTVGTIGCTPGKRLFGLRVVSEAGGRIGIGRVLARSVLLCVAIPALIWDRDGRGLHDRVAKAVQVRS, from the coding sequence GTGGACAACAGGGAAGCAATGGGATCGTGGCTGTCCGGGCCTCGTGAGGCCATGGAACAGGCGGGTGCCGACTTCGGCTACCGCGGTGAACAGCTCGGCCTGCCCGAGCACGGACCCGGCTCCATCGCGCGCCCCGGCCGCCGCATCGGAGCCCTCGTCGTCGACTGGGCGCTGTGCATGCTGATCGCATACGGCCTGGTCACGCACGGCTACAACCAGGCGACGGGGAACTGGGCGCTGCTCATCTTCTTCGCACTCAGCGTGCTCACGGTCGGCACCATCGGCTGCACGCCCGGGAAGCGCCTCTTCGGCCTGCGGGTCGTCTCGGAGGCCGGCGGGCGCATCGGAATCGGCCGGGTGCTGGCCCGCTCGGTGCTGCTGTGCGTCGCCATCCCGGCGCTGATCTGGGACCGCGACGGCCGCGGCCTGCACGACCGCGTCGCGAAGGCGGTGCAGGTCCGCAGTTAG
- a CDS encoding GAF and ANTAR domain-containing protein yields the protein MTLREQEVAAVFAELTGGAASDPLDTQTLLATLAEGGRRLFHARGALVAYVPGGRTPLLTDGTDPSLGALAADAARWGEGAGYDARTTGCALVDVDVTTHSAQLRWPRWSVRAQALGFGRATALPLHGRDEEIGALVLFTAADKPLDEEALALVRLFAEVAGHTLTLQRELNETQVLAGQLEHALSSRVVVEQAKGILAARHGLSLDEAFSGLRGYARSHRRKLADVAREVTEGRLPELLAQ from the coding sequence GTGACACTGCGAGAGCAGGAAGTCGCCGCGGTATTTGCCGAGTTGACGGGCGGAGCTGCTAGCGACCCCCTTGACACACAGACCCTGCTGGCCACCCTCGCCGAAGGGGGCAGGCGACTGTTCCATGCGCGCGGGGCGCTGGTGGCGTACGTGCCCGGCGGCCGCACGCCCCTCCTCACCGACGGCACGGATCCCTCGCTCGGCGCCCTCGCGGCCGATGCCGCCCGCTGGGGGGAGGGCGCGGGCTACGACGCCCGTACGACGGGCTGTGCCCTCGTGGACGTCGATGTGACCACGCACTCCGCGCAGCTGCGCTGGCCGCGCTGGTCCGTCCGGGCCCAGGCTCTCGGCTTCGGCCGGGCGACCGCGCTTCCGCTGCACGGCAGGGACGAGGAGATCGGCGCACTGGTGCTGTTCACCGCGGCGGACAAGCCGCTGGACGAGGAGGCCCTCGCTCTGGTCCGGCTCTTCGCCGAGGTCGCGGGGCACACCCTCACGCTGCAGCGCGAACTGAACGAAACCCAGGTCCTCGCGGGCCAGTTGGAGCACGCGCTGTCCAGCCGGGTCGTCGTGGAGCAGGCCAAGGGCATCCTGGCCGCCCGGCACGGACTGTCACTGGACGAGGCGTTCTCCGGCCTGCGGGGCTACGCGCGCTCCCACCGGCGCAAGCTGGCCGACGTGGCCCGCGAGGTCACCGAGGGCCGACTGCCCGAACTCCTCGCCCAGTGA